A single window of Ignavibacteriota bacterium DNA harbors:
- a CDS encoding ribonuclease HII — protein MKNNKMFDLNFISRDNFLLAGIDEAGRGPLAGPVVAAAVIFNKEVFISGVNDSKQIKEQQRNILAEQIKTHALTYGYGIVHEKEIDEINILQATLKAMKIAVDSLNINPDLIIIDGNKAFSSEIPTKTIIKGDAKSFTIAAASILAKVKRDEIMKEASLKYPQYFWEKNKGYGTKQHIEAIKKHKHSPMHRLTFLRNILQTEQERLL, from the coding sequence ATGAAAAACAATAAAATGTTCGATTTAAATTTTATTTCAAGGGATAATTTTTTACTCGCCGGAATTGATGAAGCGGGACGCGGACCATTAGCAGGACCTGTTGTTGCGGCAGCTGTTATTTTTAATAAAGAAGTTTTTATTTCAGGCGTAAACGACTCAAAACAAATTAAAGAGCAGCAAAGAAATATTTTAGCAGAACAAATTAAAACGCATGCATTAACTTATGGATATGGAATTGTTCATGAAAAAGAAATTGATGAAATTAATATTCTGCAAGCCACACTAAAAGCAATGAAAATTGCTGTAGATAGTCTAAATATAAATCCGGATTTAATTATCATTGACGGCAATAAAGCATTCTCTTCCGAAATTCCAACAAAAACAATAATTAAAGGTGACGCAAAATCATTTACAATCGCTGCTGCTTCAATTTTGGCAAAAGTAAAACGAGATGAAATCATGAAAGAGGCATCTTTAAAATATCCTCAGTATTTTTGGGAGAAAAATAAAGGTTACGGCACAAAACAGCACATTGAAGCAATAAAAAAACATAAACATTCGCCAATGCATAGATTGACTTTTTTAAGAAACATTTTACAAACCGAACAAGAAAGGTTGTTATAA
- a CDS encoding YraN family protein, translating to MDNKKDIGNYGEKIATDFLVEKGFEIIEQNYHFGHGEIDIIAKEKDILVFVEVKTRKNLEFGDPILAVTKNKQRQLKKIAEAYLYEKEIKNTDCRIDVIGILLNKNLPPKITYIENAF from the coding sequence ATGGACAATAAAAAAGACATTGGAAATTACGGCGAGAAAATTGCGACTGACTTCTTAGTAGAAAAAGGTTTTGAAATAATTGAACAAAATTATCATTTTGGACACGGTGAAATAGATATAATTGCAAAAGAGAAAGATATTTTGGTTTTCGTTGAAGTTAAAACGCGTAAAAATTTAGAATTTGGTGATCCCATATTAGCCGTGACAAAAAATAAGCAAAGGCAGTTAAAAAAGATTGCCGAAGCTTATTTATATGAAAAAGAAATTAAAAATACAGATTGCAGAATTGACGTAATTGGCATATTGTTGAATAAAAATCTTCCGCCTAAAATAACTTATATTGAAAATGCTTTTTAG
- a CDS encoding ATP-binding cassette domain-containing protein: protein MADVNNIIRIQNLSKRFGDKVVLDNISLDVEKGENLVVFGRSGTGKSVLLKCIIGLLKPDSGKIFIKDKEVTSLSTKELNKVRRHTSFLFQGAALYDSMTVRENLKFSLQRNVEISDEDAEKKIVRTLNMVSLADAIDKMPSELSGGMKKRIGLARSIITDPEIMFYDEPTTGLDPISSKEISELILQLQKQLKMTSIIVTHDLNCANIISDRNIFLKDGKIAYHGTFTELANSNDKFLVNFFSTNIVE from the coding sequence ATGGCCGATGTAAATAATATAATTCGTATTCAAAATCTAAGTAAAAGATTTGGCGATAAAGTTGTTCTTGATAATATTTCGCTTGACGTTGAAAAAGGTGAAAACCTTGTTGTTTTTGGAAGAAGCGGAACTGGAAAAAGTGTTTTACTAAAATGCATAATCGGTTTATTAAAACCGGACAGCGGAAAAATTTTTATTAAAGATAAAGAAGTAACAAGTCTTTCTACAAAAGAATTGAACAAGGTTAGAAGGCATACAAGTTTTCTTTTTCAAGGTGCCGCATTATATGATTCAATGACAGTAAGAGAAAATTTAAAGTTTTCTCTTCAAAGAAATGTTGAAATTTCTGATGAAGACGCGGAAAAAAAAATAGTAAGAACTTTGAATATGGTTTCTTTAGCTGACGCAATAGACAAAATGCCGTCTGAACTTTCCGGAGGTATGAAAAAAAGAATTGGCTTGGCAAGGTCAATTATTACCGATCCGGAAATAATGTTTTATGATGAGCCGACCACCGGCTTGGATCCTATTTCATCTAAAGAGATCAGTGAACTGATTTTGCAGCTTCAAAAACAATTAAAAATGACTTCCATTATTGTTACGCATGATTTAAATTGCGCGAATATTATTTCTGACAGAAATATTTTCCTTAAAGATGGAAAGATTGCTTATCATGGTACGTTTACTGAATTGGCTAATTCAAATGATAAATTTTTAGTGAATTTTTTTAGTACAAACATTGTAGAGTAA
- a CDS encoding ABC transporter permease, with product MNLPNLINKKNLTFHEYLYNFFATITGLTIFNWEIIKQAFVPPFEIPEVKKHMNELGIKTFPIVSVTGFVIGLVIVMQSEPVFVRFGASDFLPGASALSIVRELAPVITALIFAGRVSSGIGAELGSMRVTEQIDAMEVSAINPFKYLVVTRVVATTMILPILTIYVIFIAIAGGFLALSLSQGMNFEYYKNAVVDSIKFGDLIPSISKTFVFGYIVGIVGCYKGYIADGGTEGVGKASTTAVVLASLIILLIDTVLVKISLMIWPM from the coding sequence ATGAATCTTCCAAATCTAATAAATAAGAAAAATTTAACGTTCCATGAATATTTGTACAATTTTTTTGCGACAATTACGGGATTGACAATTTTCAATTGGGAAATTATTAAACAAGCGTTTGTTCCTCCTTTTGAAATTCCTGAAGTAAAAAAACACATGAACGAACTTGGAATTAAAACTTTTCCAATTGTAAGTGTTACCGGTTTCGTTATTGGTTTAGTTATTGTAATGCAAAGCGAACCGGTTTTTGTTAGGTTCGGCGCGTCTGATTTTTTACCCGGAGCAAGCGCTCTTTCAATTGTAAGAGAATTAGCTCCTGTAATTACCGCACTAATTTTTGCCGGAAGAGTAAGCTCGGGAATTGGAGCTGAACTTGGTTCAATGCGTGTTACCGAACAAATCGACGCGATGGAAGTTTCAGCTATCAATCCATTTAAATATTTGGTTGTTACAAGAGTTGTTGCAACAACAATGATACTTCCAATACTTACAATTTATGTGATTTTTATCGCGATTGCCGGAGGATTTTTAGCACTAAGTCTTTCGCAGGGAATGAATTTTGAATATTATAAAAACGCGGTAGTTGACAGTATTAAATTCGGTGATTTAATTCCAAGTATTTCCAAAACTTTTGTGTTCGGTTATATTGTGGGAATTGTAGGATGCTACAAAGGTTATATTGCTGACGGCGGAACAGAAGGCGTTGGAAAAGCATCGACAACTGCCGTAGTTTTGGCTTCCTTAATAATTTTGCTTATTGATACGGTTTTAGTAAAAATTTCATTGATGATATGGCCGATGTAA
- a CDS encoding MCE family protein, producing the protein MLKQLEGAKLGLFIFIGTVLLVIAIFLVGSKESLFTNSIYIKTYFDNVEGLRTGAAVRLNGLNVGSVSDIRLMEVNQYKVEVTMRISKDIKEFIRLDSEAGIETEGIIGSKIVIITPGSKENATIDDGGVILSKAPVNMSQIISETQNIMGYMKDLTKDLSGVLSKVNSGEGTIGQLVNDKQLYTETVTIVKSADVALKTMVERLDRMSGFIIGLGTSVEDIVGNVDSAAIDLRNLISKIENGEGALGALIADESVYDSIKTIISNLTQTTQNAKVGADAFSENMEALKHNWLFKNYFEQRGYWNRSEFESKLDNQIKLIDDQSKNLDIKIKELRELEEKISTKKE; encoded by the coding sequence ATGTTAAAACAATTGGAAGGCGCAAAACTCGGACTTTTCATTTTTATTGGGACAGTTCTTTTAGTTATTGCAATTTTCCTTGTTGGAAGCAAAGAATCATTATTTACAAACAGCATTTACATTAAAACATATTTTGATAATGTTGAAGGATTGCGAACCGGCGCTGCTGTAAGATTAAACGGATTGAATGTAGGAAGCGTAAGTGATATAAGACTTATGGAAGTCAACCAATATAAAGTTGAAGTTACGATGAGAATCAGTAAAGATATTAAAGAATTTATCAGATTGGACAGCGAAGCTGGAATTGAAACAGAAGGAATAATCGGAAGCAAAATTGTTATAATTACTCCGGGTTCTAAAGAAAATGCAACTATAGACGACGGAGGAGTGATACTATCAAAAGCACCGGTTAATATGTCGCAAATAATTTCAGAAACTCAAAATATAATGGGTTACATGAAAGATCTTACAAAAGATCTATCAGGTGTTTTAAGCAAGGTAAATTCCGGAGAAGGAACAATTGGTCAGCTTGTAAATGATAAACAGCTTTATACCGAAACTGTAACAATCGTAAAATCTGCCGATGTTGCATTAAAGACAATGGTGGAAAGATTAGACCGAATGTCAGGATTTATTATTGGACTTGGAACCAGTGTTGAAGACATTGTCGGAAATGTAGACAGCGCGGCAATTGATTTAAGAAATCTTATAAGCAAAATTGAAAATGGTGAAGGCGCACTTGGAGCATTAATTGCGGATGAAAGTGTTTATGATTCGATTAAAACGATTATTTCTAATTTAACCCAAACTACTCAAAATGCTAAAGTCGGTGCGGATGCTTTTTCCGAAAACATGGAAGCATTGAAGCATAACTGGTTATTTAAAAATTATTTTGAACAGCGGGGATATTGGAACAGATCAGAATTTGAATCGAAACTTGATAATCAAATTAAATTAATTGATGACCAAAGTAAGAATTTGGATATTAAAATTAAAGAATTACGTGAACTGGAAGAAAAAATATCAACTAAAAAGGAATGA